One genomic region from Haloarcula taiwanensis encodes:
- a CDS encoding HNH endonuclease, with protein sequence MKEFDCPTCGRVFDSRRGLGVHHSRVHDERLPNRECNHCGDSFYCESARAYCSEHCHDAAVSYEGKANPNFSDATEQTKCEVCGAKFEYYPSEKDGVYCSDCVENAAWRDPPQISGAAHHSWSGGKLSVSCDVCDARIERYPSQIQSEVVLCSRDCHGEWLSAAFTGDGHPNWRGGGVGEYGPGWRAVREQALARDDHACVLYGTDADELGRNPDVHHIVPVRLFAAMRALAVRDAHMLDNVISLCPGCHRRAEFDHVSRAKLRWRASIPRMDTPVAGGTTV encoded by the coding sequence GTGAAAGAGTTCGACTGTCCGACATGTGGTCGGGTATTCGATAGTCGACGTGGTCTTGGAGTGCATCATAGCCGCGTCCACGACGAACGGCTACCGAATAGAGAGTGCAACCATTGTGGAGACTCCTTCTACTGTGAGTCCGCCCGAGCCTACTGTTCGGAGCACTGCCACGATGCCGCCGTATCGTACGAAGGAAAAGCTAATCCGAACTTTTCGGATGCGACAGAGCAGACGAAGTGCGAGGTCTGTGGCGCGAAGTTCGAGTATTACCCGTCGGAGAAAGATGGGGTGTACTGCTCTGACTGTGTCGAGAACGCGGCGTGGCGCGACCCGCCACAAATTTCTGGAGCTGCACACCACTCGTGGTCCGGTGGCAAACTATCGGTCTCCTGTGACGTTTGCGACGCCCGCATTGAGCGATATCCGAGTCAGATTCAGAGTGAAGTCGTCCTCTGCAGCCGTGACTGCCACGGGGAGTGGCTTTCGGCGGCGTTCACCGGTGACGGGCATCCGAACTGGCGCGGCGGTGGCGTGGGCGAATACGGACCGGGATGGCGGGCGGTGCGCGAGCAAGCCCTGGCGCGGGACGACCACGCTTGCGTACTGTATGGGACTGATGCCGACGAACTGGGCCGGAACCCGGACGTGCACCACATCGTGCCGGTTCGGTTGTTCGCCGCAATGCGGGCGCTCGCCGTTCGGGACGCACACATGCTGGACAACGTCATTTCGCTGTGTCCGGGCTGCCATCGCCGAGCGGAGTTCGACCATGTCTCGCGGGCGAAGTTGCGCTGGCGGGCCAGTATCCCTCGAATGGATACCCCTGTCGCAGGCGGCACGACGGTGTAA
- a CDS encoding cupin: MSDPLIRRAEDIEYEGVDAADGLKKGVLIGEGTGGGNLAIRRFTLAPGGSVPEHTNEVEHEQYVLAGRYTVGIEGEEYDVEAGDSLHIPAGAVHWYRNDGDEPGAFLCAVPAGDDEIKLQE; this comes from the coding sequence ATGAGCGACCCACTGATTCGGCGGGCCGAGGACATCGAGTACGAGGGTGTCGACGCAGCTGACGGGCTAAAAAAAGGCGTTCTCATCGGCGAGGGGACCGGCGGTGGCAATCTCGCAATTCGGCGCTTCACGCTCGCCCCCGGCGGCAGTGTACCGGAACACACCAACGAGGTCGAACACGAGCAGTACGTCCTTGCTGGCCGGTACACCGTCGGTATCGAGGGCGAAGAGTACGACGTCGAAGCCGGCGACAGCCTCCATATCCCCGCCGGCGCTGTCCACTGGTACCGCAACGACGGTGACGAACCGGGTGCGTTCCTCTGTGCGGTTCCCGCCGGCGACGACGAAATCAAACTGCAGGAGTGA
- a CDS encoding helicase, which produces MAITDKIYVKNHQQLASQLETSFPKGAFKGATLDILFQGEGLAKLDEASRERVLDFAEDFLDCDCEANPHCGCAERKFISYLLELREQGMGPDAIVDVMSDDYMLYAYPGDVLSFLDNSVRTLEAVETLADVDGRDDVAEDVQQKRQRLL; this is translated from the coding sequence GTGGCCATCACGGACAAAATCTACGTCAAGAACCACCAGCAGCTTGCCTCCCAGCTAGAGACGAGCTTCCCAAAGGGCGCGTTCAAGGGTGCGACGCTGGACATCCTGTTTCAGGGCGAGGGGTTGGCAAAGCTCGACGAAGCCTCCAGAGAGCGAGTCCTCGATTTCGCTGAAGACTTTCTGGACTGTGACTGTGAGGCCAACCCCCACTGTGGCTGTGCCGAGCGGAAGTTTATTTCGTACCTGCTGGAACTCCGCGAACAGGGAATGGGACCGGACGCCATCGTCGACGTGATGAGCGACGACTACATGCTGTATGCCTATCCGGGTGACGTGCTCTCCTTCCTCGATAACTCCGTCAGAACGTTAGAAGCCGTGGAAACCCTGGCCGACGTCGACGGGCGAGACGACGTGGCCGAAGACGTACAACAGAAACGCCAGCGGTTACTCTAA
- a CDS encoding CopG family transcriptional regulator gives MGNKNKTISFRVSEDKFETLREIAEERDISLSAVFRDYVDTLVSHDGQVKVAPEHEFEDDATETSTESFPPKVEVPKSFVREHERLELEAEHLREQLEEHKRYVTKLRQQLDEMDQDEVIHLEDLDQGEEEDASYRIGSFDDLE, from the coding sequence ATGGGTAACAAAAACAAGACAATCTCCTTTCGCGTCAGCGAGGACAAATTCGAAACCCTCCGCGAAATCGCCGAGGAGCGCGATATCTCGCTCTCTGCAGTTTTTCGTGACTACGTCGACACGCTCGTCTCCCACGACGGCCAGGTGAAGGTCGCGCCGGAACACGAGTTCGAGGACGACGCAACCGAGACCAGCACCGAGAGCTTCCCCCCGAAGGTCGAAGTACCCAAGAGCTTCGTCCGCGAGCACGAACGACTCGAACTCGAAGCCGAGCACCTCCGCGAACAACTGGAAGAACACAAGCGCTACGTCACCAAGCTCCGGCAGCAACTCGACGAAATGGATCAGGACGAGGTCATCCACCTCGAAGACCTTGACCAGGGCGAGGAAGAGGACGCCTCCTATCGCATCGGCAGTTTCGACGACTTAGAGTAA
- a CDS encoding bleomycin resistance protein codes for MATDIDATGHHFGIIVSDLDRAVEFYRDALGLDVLTRFSVGDEAFGTAVDIEGASAELVHLDAGSVRLELATYEPEGGAMPDPDLNRPGATHPGLEVDDLDAVADRLPDDVETLSGPQTTESGTTIMFVVDPEGNRIELLEP; via the coding sequence ATGGCGACAGATATCGACGCAACCGGCCACCACTTCGGCATCATCGTCAGCGACCTGGACCGCGCCGTTGAGTTCTACCGCGACGCGCTCGGACTCGACGTACTGACCCGCTTTTCGGTCGGTGACGAGGCGTTTGGAACCGCTGTCGACATCGAGGGGGCCAGCGCCGAACTGGTCCACCTCGACGCCGGCAGCGTCCGTCTGGAACTGGCGACATACGAGCCGGAGGGTGGGGCAATGCCCGACCCCGACCTCAATCGTCCGGGAGCGACCCATCCCGGGCTGGAGGTCGACGACCTCGACGCCGTCGCCGACCGCTTGCCCGACGATGTCGAGACGCTCAGCGGCCCCCAGACGACCGAGAGCGGGACGACGATCATGTTCGTCGTCGACCCCGAAGGGAACCGAATCGAGCTACTGGAGCCGTAA
- a CDS encoding phosphoribosyltransferase — protein sequence MGRNRSPTFANRQAAGNRLGEALRERDIEVDIVLAIPRGGLPVGHPVADALDVPLDISVAKKIGAPNNPEYAIGAVAADGSVWLNSDVINRREIPSDYVANTRSEMAETARQKAQRYRDSKSSLSLTGKRVCLVDDGVATGATARACIEQIRQADPERLVLAVPVASPRAISDLKALVDEVICLEVPSEFRAVGQYYEQFEQVSDEAAMSYLAAE from the coding sequence ATGGGACGCAACCGCTCTCCGACGTTCGCGAACAGGCAGGCGGCTGGAAACCGGCTTGGAGAGGCGTTGCGCGAGCGGGATATCGAAGTCGACATCGTCCTCGCTATCCCGCGCGGTGGGCTGCCGGTGGGGCATCCAGTCGCTGACGCGCTCGATGTGCCACTGGATATTTCGGTCGCAAAAAAGATCGGCGCACCGAACAACCCCGAGTACGCTATCGGCGCTGTCGCCGCCGACGGCTCGGTCTGGCTCAACAGCGATGTCATCAACCGACGAGAGATTCCCAGTGACTACGTTGCAAACACGCGATCGGAGATGGCCGAAACCGCCCGGCAGAAAGCCCAGCGCTACCGTGACTCGAAGTCATCGCTGTCACTTACCGGCAAGCGGGTGTGTCTCGTCGACGACGGCGTGGCGACGGGCGCGACGGCCCGGGCCTGCATCGAGCAGATTCGACAGGCTGACCCCGAGCGCCTCGTCCTCGCGGTGCCGGTCGCCTCGCCACGGGCGATATCGGACCTCAAAGCGCTGGTCGACGAGGTGATCTGTCTGGAGGTACCGTCGGAGTTCCGCGCTGTCGGCCAGTACTACGAGCAGTTCGAGCAGGTCTCCGACGAGGCGGCGATGTCGTATCTCGCCGCCGAGTGA
- a CDS encoding metalloprotease encodes MRRFRIGSAFGIPIQLDLTFLLVLPLFAWIIGTQVEQTTELLNGTLNAGLDAAVLTDGALVWVLGIGAAVGLFAGVVLHELGHSLVAIRYGFPIDSITLWLFGGIAQLSEMPEDWKQELVIAIAGPIVSIAVGAVCYVAFQILPSGVGTIVESARFILGYLALMNIALAAFNMLPGFPMDGGRVLRALLARRRSYARATTIAAEVGKVFAIFLGLFGIFVLGNIFLAGLAFFIYIGAAGESRQTSMRAAFEGVTVADVMTPADHVTTVPEDMSVRELIQTMFRERHTGYPVERGGEVIGLVTLEDARAVQEVERDAYTVGDVMTTEIITISSDTDVMDALTSLQQNSVGRLLVTGEDDSFEGLLTRSDIMTALSIIKSSSDYTAIGEPETETVQPESRIER; translated from the coding sequence ATGCGCCGGTTTCGTATCGGAAGCGCGTTCGGAATCCCGATCCAGTTGGACCTGACATTTCTCCTCGTACTACCGCTGTTCGCCTGGATTATCGGGACACAGGTAGAGCAGACGACCGAGCTCCTGAACGGGACCTTGAACGCCGGGCTGGACGCCGCCGTCCTCACCGACGGTGCACTCGTCTGGGTGCTCGGCATCGGTGCGGCCGTCGGCCTGTTCGCCGGCGTCGTCCTCCACGAACTCGGCCACTCGCTCGTGGCCATCCGCTATGGCTTTCCCATCGACTCCATCACGCTCTGGCTGTTCGGCGGCATCGCCCAGCTCAGCGAGATGCCCGAAGACTGGAAACAGGAACTGGTCATCGCCATCGCCGGTCCTATCGTCAGTATCGCCGTCGGCGCTGTCTGTTACGTCGCGTTCCAGATTCTCCCGAGCGGCGTGGGGACCATCGTCGAATCAGCCCGGTTTATTCTCGGCTATCTCGCGCTGATGAACATCGCGCTGGCGGCGTTCAACATGCTCCCGGGGTTCCCGATGGACGGCGGCCGCGTCCTGCGTGCGCTGCTCGCCCGCCGACGGTCCTACGCCAGAGCCACAACCATCGCCGCCGAGGTCGGGAAGGTGTTCGCCATCTTCCTCGGCCTGTTTGGCATCTTCGTCCTCGGAAACATCTTCCTCGCCGGCCTAGCCTTCTTCATCTACATCGGCGCGGCGGGCGAGTCCCGCCAGACCTCGATGCGGGCCGCGTTCGAGGGCGTCACCGTCGCGGACGTGATGACGCCGGCGGACCACGTAACGACGGTCCCCGAAGACATGTCCGTCCGGGAGCTCATCCAGACAATGTTCAGGGAGCGCCACACCGGCTATCCGGTCGAGCGCGGCGGCGAGGTCATCGGCCTTGTCACGCTCGAAGACGCCCGCGCCGTTCAGGAAGTCGAGCGCGATGCCTACACCGTCGGCGACGTGATGACGACGGAAATCATCACGATTAGCTCGGACACCGACGTGATGGACGCGTTGACCTCGCTCCAACAGAACTCCGTCGGTCGCCTGCTGGTCACTGGCGAAGACGACTCCTTCGAAGGGCTGCTCACCCGATCCGACATTATGACGGCACTCTCCATCATCAAATCGAGCAGCGACTACACCGCCATCGGCGAGCCGGAAACCGAAACCGTCCAACCCGAATCCAGAATAGAGCGGTAG
- a CDS encoding DEAD/DEAH box helicase, with translation MSQQAAQVETLFLHEHGEEFRVVAQRDGDRLFHGILELKETDAGPRPRRLRIKDGTSEELRSPDQFVEIARRAARIRISEQTTPLARERIREMLDAYQIEAKVVRSCRLCASDGRYSPITSETAIEADDETICPECARQQLDRELAFKGSISGDARDRLEELLLEVQDLDRVTNLLSGQLDPDLTKFDEISATVDEVDPVRVDSLDLHPGMQAHLESRFDTLLPVQSLAVEHGATEGRDQLVVSATATGKTLIGEMAGIDRVLNGKGKMLFLVPLVALANQKYEQFQDRYGDMVDVSLRVGASRIADEGGRFDPEADVIVGTYEGIDHALRTGKNLGTVGTVVIDEVHTLGEDERGHRLDGLISRLKYYCESGGAPDSGDTQWIYLSATVGNPGQLADQLRATLIEFEERPVPIERHVTFADGREKIETEKKLVKRAFDNKSSKGYRGQTIIFTNSRRRCHQISRKLEYSSAPYHAGLDNRKRQRVERQFADQDLAAVVTTAALAAGVDFPASQVIFDSLAMGIEWLTVQEFSQMLGRAGRPDYHDKGTVYMLVEPDCSYHNSMEMTEDEVAFKLLKGEMEPVITRYDEGAAVEETLANVTVAGKQAKRLNDRMVGEVPTKHALGKLLEYEFIDGLSPTPLGRAVTRHFLAPDEAFQLLDGIRKGQHPYEIVADMELRDEH, from the coding sequence GTGTCACAGCAGGCCGCACAGGTAGAGACGCTGTTCCTCCACGAACACGGCGAGGAGTTCCGCGTCGTCGCCCAGCGGGACGGCGACCGGCTCTTCCACGGCATCCTCGAACTCAAGGAGACCGACGCCGGCCCCCGCCCACGCCGACTTCGGATCAAGGACGGGACCAGCGAGGAGCTTCGCTCCCCCGACCAGTTCGTCGAGATCGCCCGTCGTGCGGCCCGCATTCGCATCTCCGAGCAGACTACCCCGCTCGCCCGCGAGCGCATCCGCGAGATGCTCGACGCGTACCAGATCGAGGCCAAGGTCGTCCGGAGCTGCCGGCTGTGTGCCTCCGACGGGCGCTACTCGCCGATCACGAGCGAGACGGCCATCGAAGCCGACGACGAGACCATCTGTCCGGAGTGCGCTCGTCAGCAACTCGACCGCGAACTCGCGTTCAAAGGGAGCATCAGCGGCGACGCGCGCGACCGCCTCGAAGAACTGCTACTGGAAGTCCAGGATCTCGACCGGGTGACGAACCTCCTGTCGGGCCAACTGGACCCGGACCTGACGAAGTTCGACGAGATTTCGGCGACCGTCGACGAGGTCGACCCCGTCCGCGTCGACTCGCTGGACCTCCACCCGGGTATGCAAGCACACCTCGAATCCCGGTTCGACACCCTGCTCCCGGTCCAGAGCCTCGCCGTCGAGCACGGGGCCACGGAGGGCCGCGACCAGCTGGTCGTGAGCGCGACGGCGACGGGGAAGACGCTCATCGGCGAGATGGCCGGCATCGACCGCGTCCTCAACGGCAAGGGCAAGATGCTGTTTCTCGTCCCGCTGGTCGCGCTCGCGAACCAGAAATACGAGCAGTTCCAGGACCGCTACGGCGACATGGTCGACGTGTCGCTGCGCGTGGGTGCCAGCCGTATCGCCGACGAGGGCGGACGCTTCGACCCCGAAGCTGATGTCATCGTCGGGACCTACGAGGGAATCGACCACGCGCTCCGGACTGGCAAGAATCTCGGCACTGTCGGCACCGTCGTCATCGACGAGGTCCACACGCTCGGCGAGGACGAGCGGGGCCACCGGCTCGACGGCCTGATTTCCAGACTCAAATACTACTGCGAGTCCGGCGGCGCGCCCGACAGCGGCGACACGCAGTGGATTTACCTCTCGGCGACGGTCGGCAACCCCGGCCAGCTGGCCGACCAACTCCGAGCGACGCTCATCGAGTTCGAGGAGCGGCCGGTCCCCATCGAGCGCCACGTCACGTTCGCCGACGGCCGCGAGAAGATTGAGACGGAAAAGAAGCTGGTCAAGCGGGCGTTCGATAATAAGTCCAGCAAGGGCTATCGCGGTCAGACTATCATTTTCACCAACTCCCGGCGGCGCTGTCACCAGATCTCACGGAAACTGGAGTACAGCTCAGCGCCGTACCACGCCGGACTGGACAACCGGAAGCGCCAGCGCGTCGAGCGGCAGTTCGCCGACCAGGACCTCGCGGCGGTCGTGACGACGGCGGCGCTGGCCGCTGGGGTGGACTTCCCGGCCTCGCAGGTCATCTTCGACTCGCTGGCGATGGGTATCGAGTGGCTCACCGTCCAGGAGTTCAGCCAGATGCTCGGCCGTGCGGGCCGCCCGGACTACCACGACAAGGGGACCGTCTACATGCTGGTCGAACCGGACTGCTCGTACCACAACAGCATGGAGATGACCGAGGATGAAGTGGCGTTCAAACTCCTGAAAGGCGAGATGGAGCCGGTCATCACCCGCTACGACGAGGGCGCGGCCGTCGAGGAGACGCTGGCGAACGTCACCGTTGCCGGCAAGCAGGCCAAGCGGCTCAACGACCGGATGGTCGGCGAGGTGCCGACGAAACACGCACTGGGGAAACTGCTCGAATACGAGTTCATCGACGGCCTCTCACCGACGCCGCTCGGCCGGGCTGTGACCCGGCACTTCCTCGCGCCCGACGAGGCGTTCCAGTTGCTCGACGGCATCCGGAAGGGACAGCATCCTTACGAAATCGTCGCCGACATGGAACTGCGCGACGAGCACTGA